One segment of Meriones unguiculatus strain TT.TT164.6M chromosome 3, Bangor_MerUng_6.1, whole genome shotgun sequence DNA contains the following:
- the LOC110564891 gene encoding cathepsin 7-like has protein sequence MASAVFIAILCLGGASAAPSHDYTLDAEWEQWKRSYEKIYSPEEEKQRRAVWEENVKMVKLHSGVNGLWMNNVTVEMNGFGDRTGEEMRTMMNNSSVLTLRNGKHIQKCGDVTIPKMLDWRKESYVMPARSQGACCACWAFVVAGSLEGQLFRKTGKLIPLSVQNLLDCSQSFGSKGYKDNNISGAFRYVKNNRDLEVEATYPYEAKEGACRYHPECFGCPKE, from the exons ATGGCTTCTGCTGTCTTCATTGCCATCCTGTGCTTGGGAGGGGCCTCTGCTGCTCCATCACATGATTACACTTTAGATGCTGAGTGGGAGCAGTGGAAGAGGAGCTATGAGAAAATCTATAGCCCA gaggaagaaaaacagagGAGAGCAGTATGGGAAGAAAATGTGAAAATGGTCAAACTGCACAGTGGGGTGAACGGTCTGTGGATGAACAACGTCACTGTAGAGATGAATGGATTTGGGGACAGG ACTGGTGAAGAAATGAGGACAATGATGAATAACAGTTCAGTTCTGACTCTAAGAAATGGGAAACACATCCAGAAATGTGGGGATGTTACAATCCCCAAAATGTTGGATTGGAGAAAGGAAAGCTATGTGATGCCTGCGAGAAGTCAG ggAGCATGTTGTGCATGTTGGGCTTTTGTTGTGGCTGGTTCTTTAGAAGGACAGCTGTTCAGGAAAACAGGCAAACTGATTCCACTGAGTGTACAGAACCTACTGGACTGCTCTCAATCTTTTGGCAGTAAGGGTTATAAAGACAACAACATTTCTGGTGCCTTCCGATATGTAAAGAACAACAGAGATCTGGAAGTGGAGGCCACTTATCCATATGAAGCCAAG GAAGGAGCCTGCAGATACCATCCTGAATGTTTTGGGTGTCCCAAGGAATGA